Proteins encoded within one genomic window of Bacteroides sedimenti:
- the nuoL gene encoding NADH-quinone oxidoreductase subunit L: MEFTIFILLLPVLMFLFLGLAGHKLKPSVAGLCGTISLGTVAVISYITAFQYFTAPRVNGVFETLVPLNMEWLRLTEHLHIDLGILLDPISVMMLVVVSTVSFMVHIYSMGYMKGEKGFQRYYAFLSLFTFSMMGLVLATNIFQMYIFWELVGVSSYLLIGFYFTKPSAVAASKKAFIVTRFADLGFLAGILVLSFFSNTFSFTELMNGSCTSVLQSAAGQTFLGGSVIAWGLGLMFMGGAGKSAMFPFHIWLPDAMEGPTPVSALIHAATMVVAGVYLVARMFPLFIDYAPDVLAGIAYIGAFTALFSAVIACVQTDIKRVLAFSTISQIGFMIVALGVCTGKDAHEGLGYMASMFHLFTHAMFKALLFLGAGSIIHAVHSNEMSDMGGLRKYMPITHITFLIACLAIAGIPPFSGFFSKDEILAAAFKYSSMIGWLMTFVAGLTAFYMFRLYYNIFWGKEHKHEHTPHESPLTMSFPLMFLAAVTVVAGFIPFGTLVSSNGEAYHIHLDIVVASISVCVAVISIIIATIFYRKEEQPIPDMLGKKFRSLHTAATHRFYIDEVWMFITHKIIFRCISTPIAWFDRHVVDGFMNFLAWSTQEASFSIRGFQSGRVQQYAYVFLIGALVIIIGLLLLFI, translated from the coding sequence ATGGAATTTACAATATTTATTTTACTGCTTCCGGTGCTGATGTTCCTTTTCTTAGGATTGGCGGGACATAAGCTTAAGCCGAGTGTAGCAGGACTATGCGGAACAATATCCCTGGGTACTGTTGCTGTAATATCTTACATCACCGCATTTCAGTATTTTACTGCTCCGCGTGTGAATGGAGTATTCGAGACGCTGGTTCCATTGAATATGGAATGGCTTCGCCTTACCGAACATCTGCACATTGACCTGGGTATCTTACTGGACCCTATCTCTGTAATGATGCTGGTGGTTGTATCTACCGTATCTTTCATGGTACATATCTATAGTATGGGTTACATGAAAGGTGAAAAGGGCTTCCAACGCTACTACGCGTTCCTGTCACTCTTCACCTTCTCAATGATGGGACTTGTGCTGGCAACCAACATTTTCCAGATGTATATCTTCTGGGAGCTTGTGGGTGTATCTTCTTACCTGTTAATCGGGTTCTATTTCACAAAGCCAAGTGCGGTTGCCGCTTCTAAAAAGGCGTTTATCGTAACTCGTTTTGCCGACCTTGGCTTCCTGGCCGGTATCTTGGTTCTTTCTTTCTTCAGCAACACCTTCAGCTTCACCGAACTGATGAACGGCAGCTGCACCTCTGTACTGCAGAGCGCAGCCGGACAAACATTCCTTGGAGGTAGCGTAATTGCCTGGGGATTAGGTCTGATGTTTATGGGTGGTGCCGGTAAGAGTGCCATGTTCCCGTTCCACATCTGGTTGCCCGATGCAATGGAAGGTCCAACTCCTGTGTCTGCCCTTATCCATGCTGCAACCATGGTTGTTGCCGGTGTTTACTTAGTGGCTAGAATGTTCCCGCTGTTTATTGATTATGCTCCTGATGTACTTGCAGGAATTGCCTATATCGGTGCTTTCACAGCACTCTTCTCGGCAGTGATTGCTTGTGTGCAAACAGATATCAAACGTGTGCTTGCCTTCTCAACCATCTCTCAGATTGGTTTCATGATCGTGGCACTGGGTGTTTGTACCGGAAAAGATGCTCACGAAGGTCTGGGTTACATGGCTTCCATGTTCCACCTCTTTACACACGCTATGTTCAAGGCTTTATTGTTCCTTGGAGCAGGTTCCATTATCCACGCTGTTCACAGCAATGAAATGAGCGACATGGGTGGACTTCGCAAATACATGCCCATCACACACATCACTTTCCTGATTGCGTGTTTGGCTATTGCAGGTATCCCTCCGTTCTCCGGATTCTTCAGTAAGGACGAAATCCTGGCTGCTGCATTCAAATACAGCTCAATGATTGGCTGGTTGATGACATTCGTAGCCGGTCTTACCGCATTCTATATGTTCCGTCTATACTACAACATTTTCTGGGGTAAAGAACACAAGCACGAACATACACCACACGAATCTCCGCTTACTATGTCGTTCCCATTGATGTTCCTGGCTGCTGTTACAGTAGTTGCCGGTTTCATTCCATTCGGAACTCTTGTAAGCAGCAACGGTGAAGCATACCACATCCACTTGGATATTGTTGTAGCTTCAATCAGCGTATGTGTTGCCGTGATTTCAATCATCATTGCTACCATTTTCTACCGTAAGGAAGAACAACCAATTCCCGATATGCTGGGTAAGAAGTTCCGTAGTTTACATACTGCAGCTACTCACCGTTTCTATATTGATGAAGTTTGGATGTTTATCACCCATAAGATTATCTTCCGTTGCATCTCTACTCCTATTGCTTGGTTCGACCGCCACGTAGTTGACGGATTCATGAACTTCCTTGCATGGAGTACACAGGAAGCATCTTTCTCTATCCGCGGCTTCCAGTCGGGACGAGTTCAGCAATACGCTTATGTGTTCCTTATCGGTGCATTGGTTATTATTATAGGATTACTACTTCTATTTATCTAA
- a CDS encoding NADH-quinone oxidoreductase subunit N, with amino-acid sequence MDYSQFLYMKEELSLIAVIVILLLFDLLAGEKARKHFSLTACLLLGVHTLINLFPSQPAEMFGGMYYYTPIMTIVKSVLSFGTLIVFMQANTWLKREDTNIKQGEFYVLTLSTLLGMYFMIGAGNFLMFFIGLETASIPMAALVAFDKYRHHSAEAGAKYILTAMFSSGLLMFGLSMIYGSCGTLYFNDIPSVLNGSLMQIMALVFFFTGMGFKISLVPFHLWTADVYQGAPTTVTSYLSVVSKGSAAFVLLTILTKVFGPMMVEWQTILYWIIIITITLANLFAIRQQNMKRFLAFSSVSQAGYIMLGVIGGNTLGMSSLVYYVLVYVVANLAAFGIISIIEQRSDKVEMNDYNGLYQTNPKLAFIMTLAIFSLAGIPPFAGFFSKFFIFMAAFQAGFQLLVFIALVNTVVSLYYYLLVVKAMYINKNETPIAPFKSDNFTRVSLAICLLGILGLGIASIVFETIHGLSYGM; translated from the coding sequence ATGGATTATAGTCAATTTCTATATATGAAAGAGGAGCTGTCGCTCATTGCGGTTATTGTTATTTTACTCCTGTTCGATTTGTTGGCAGGAGAAAAGGCACGCAAACACTTCTCTTTGACAGCTTGTTTGTTACTCGGCGTTCATACACTGATTAACCTGTTCCCCTCTCAACCGGCGGAAATGTTCGGAGGAATGTATTACTACACCCCGATAATGACCATCGTAAAGAGCGTTCTCTCTTTTGGTACTCTGATTGTGTTTATGCAGGCAAACACCTGGCTGAAACGTGAAGATACAAACATCAAGCAAGGTGAATTCTATGTACTCACCCTCTCTACACTGCTGGGTATGTACTTCATGATTGGAGCAGGCAACTTCCTGATGTTCTTCATCGGACTTGAAACTGCTTCTATCCCGATGGCTGCTCTGGTTGCTTTCGATAAGTACAGACACCACTCTGCCGAGGCAGGTGCCAAGTATATCCTTACTGCAATGTTCTCTTCGGGACTGTTGATGTTTGGTCTTTCCATGATCTACGGTTCTTGCGGAACACTTTACTTCAACGATATACCTTCTGTGCTGAACGGAAGCCTGATGCAGATTATGGCATTGGTGTTCTTCTTCACCGGTATGGGATTCAAGATTTCGCTGGTTCCGTTCCACTTGTGGACAGCCGACGTTTATCAGGGTGCTCCTACCACCGTTACTTCATACCTATCGGTTGTGTCTAAAGGTTCGGCTGCATTCGTGCTGCTCACCATCCTGACCAAGGTATTCGGACCAATGATGGTAGAATGGCAAACTATCCTTTACTGGATTATCATCATCACCATCACACTGGCCAACTTGTTTGCTATCCGTCAGCAGAACATGAAACGCTTCCTGGCGTTCTCTTCTGTATCACAGGCCGGATACATCATGCTGGGTGTTATCGGTGGAAACACGCTGGGTATGTCTTCGCTGGTTTACTACGTACTGGTGTATGTAGTGGCTAACTTGGCAGCATTCGGTATCATATCAATCATTGAGCAAAGAAGCGACAAGGTGGAAATGAACGACTACAACGGATTGTATCAAACCAATCCGAAGCTGGCCTTCATCATGACACTGGCTATCTTCTCACTGGCTGGTATCCCTCCGTTTGCAGGGTTCTTCAGCAAGTTCTTCATCTTCATGGCTGCATTCCAGGCAGGATTCCAGCTGTTGGTATTCATTGCATTGGTTAACACGGTAGTCTCTCTGTATTACTATCTGTTAGTTGTAAAAGCAATGTACATCAACAAGAACGAAACTCCGATTGCGCCATTCAAGAGCGACAACTTTACCCGTGTAAGCTTGGCTATCTGCCTGCTTGGTATTCTGGGACTGGGTATCGCCAGCATCGTATTCGAAACAATCCACGGATTAAGCTACGGCATGTAA
- a CDS encoding NuoI/complex I 23 kDa subunit family protein: protein MNSFNQYICSLFGGIKTLLIGMKTTITVFFRKKTTEQYPENRATLEISERFRGTLVMPHNENNQHKCVACGLCQMACPNGTIEITSEMVTDEEGKKKKVLVKYQYDLGSCMFCQLCVTACPHDAIKFDNSFEHAVYTRSKLIKQLNNEGSSVIEKKKPVNEGSTVEKK from the coding sequence ATGAATAGTTTTAATCAATATATATGCTCTCTGTTTGGCGGCATCAAAACCTTGCTGATAGGTATGAAGACCACCATTACAGTATTCTTCCGCAAGAAGACTACCGAGCAATACCCTGAGAACCGGGCTACCCTCGAAATCTCGGAACGCTTCCGCGGTACGTTGGTAATGCCTCATAACGAAAACAACCAGCATAAGTGCGTGGCTTGTGGACTTTGTCAGATGGCTTGCCCCAACGGAACAATCGAAATTACTTCGGAAATGGTTACCGACGAAGAGGGTAAGAAGAAAAAAGTATTAGTTAAATATCAATACGACCTGGGAAGCTGCATGTTCTGTCAGCTTTGCGTAACCGCATGTCCTCACGACGCCATTAAGTTTGATAATTCTTTTGAACATGCTGTTTATACACGCAGCAAGCTGATAAAGCAACTTAATAACGAAGGTTCATCAGTAATTGAAAAAAAGAAACCTGTCAACGAAGGTTCAACAGTAGAAAAAAAGTAA
- a CDS encoding NADH-quinone oxidoreductase subunit J family protein: MDITLNQVVFFVVAIFITVFSVLTVTTSKILRSATYLLFVLFGTAAIYFLLDYTFLGAVQLMVYAGGIVVLYVFSILLTNSDQSMNKKLKMSKVVASLVTAVAGAAIVLFILLTHGFVPTASAEAGELPMTVIGEALMGSGKFQYLLPFEAISVFLLACIIGGLLIARKR; this comes from the coding sequence ATGGATATTACACTTAACCAAGTAGTATTTTTCGTTGTGGCAATCTTCATCACCGTATTCTCGGTGCTGACAGTTACCACCAGTAAAATTCTACGCTCAGCCACTTATCTGCTGTTCGTTCTTTTTGGTACAGCAGCTATCTATTTCCTATTGGACTATACGTTCCTGGGAGCCGTACAGTTAATGGTCTATGCAGGCGGTATTGTCGTCTTGTATGTCTTCTCGATTCTTCTTACCAACTCTGACCAGAGTATGAACAAGAAGCTGAAAATGAGTAAGGTGGTGGCCAGTCTGGTTACAGCCGTAGCCGGTGCAGCCATCGTATTGTTTATCCTGCTTACTCACGGGTTCGTTCCAACCGCTTCGGCCGAAGCCGGAGAATTGCCGATGACAGTGATTGGCGAAGCATTGATGGGCAGTGGCAAGTTCCAATACTTGTTGCCGTTCGAAGCAATCAGTGTCTTCCTGCTGGCTTGTATCATCGGAGGTTTATTAATCGCACGTAAAAGATAA
- the nuoK gene encoding NADH-quinone oxidoreductase subunit NuoK has translation MEIQVEYYLIISTIMLFAGVFGFLTRKNTLAMLISVELILNATDINFAVFNRYLFPEQLEGHFFALFAIAIAAAETAIAIAIIINIYRNVRSIQVKDLEEMKH, from the coding sequence ATGGAAATACAAGTAGAATATTATTTAATAATAAGCACCATCATGCTCTTTGCCGGTGTCTTCGGATTCCTGACCCGCAAAAACACGCTGGCCATGCTTATCTCAGTAGAGCTTATACTGAACGCGACAGACATTAACTTTGCAGTATTTAACCGTTACTTGTTCCCGGAACAGCTGGAAGGTCACTTCTTCGCACTCTTTGCTATTGCGATTGCAGCAGCCGAAACAGCTATCGCCATCGCGATTATCATCAATATCTACCGTAACGTACGGAGTATTCAAGTGAAGGACCTCGAGGAAATGAAACATTAA
- a CDS encoding NADH-quinone oxidoreductase subunit A codes for MNFMMLIVAVITAIALVAAALFIAKAISPRSFNPQKGETYECGIPTRGKSWMQFRVGYYLFAILFLMFDVETVFLFPWATIVGKLGVNGLIGILFFLGVLILGLAYAWKKGALEWK; via the coding sequence ATGAATTTTATGATGTTAATTGTCGCTGTGATCACGGCAATCGCCCTGGTTGCTGCGGCGTTGTTTATCGCCAAAGCGATTTCACCGCGCTCGTTCAACCCACAGAAGGGGGAAACGTATGAGTGTGGTATTCCTACCAGAGGTAAGTCTTGGATGCAGTTCAGAGTAGGTTACTACCTCTTCGCCATCCTGTTTTTAATGTTTGATGTTGAAACCGTATTTCTTTTCCCTTGGGCTACCATTGTGGGTAAGTTAGGTGTAAACGGACTTATCGGTATTCTGTTTTTCCTTGGTGTATTAATTTTAGGCCTGGCTTATGCCTGGAAGAAAGGAGCTCTCGAATGGAAATAA
- a CDS encoding complex I subunit 4 family protein yields MNFLILFVIVPLLMMLGLWMSRNIKQIRGVMVAGSSLLLILAGVLTYLYLAERGAGNTAEMLFRSDWTWYAPLNIKFSLGVDGISVAMLLLSGIIVFTGTFASWQMNVQTKEYFLWFCLLSLGVFGFFIIIDLFTMFMFYEIALIPMYLLIGVWGSGKKEYSAMKLTLMLMGASAMLMVGIFGIYFGSGATTMNILEIAQLHNIPVGQQLIFFPLTFLGFGVLGALFPFHTWSPDGHASAPTAVSMLHAGVLMKLGGYGCFRVAMYLMPEAANQLGWIFLILTSISVVYGAFSAIVQKDLKYINAYSSVSHCGLVLFAILMVNQTATTGAVIQMLSHGLMTALFFALIGMIYGRTHTRDIRELSGLMKIMPFLSVCYVIAGLANLGLPGLSGFVAEMTIFVGSFQHTDTFHRVITIIATTSIVITAVYILRLVGKILYGTPENPEHLKLTDATWDERFSVICLIVAVAGLGIAPLWISNMISDSVMPVVNALTNL; encoded by the coding sequence ATGAACTTTTTAATATTATTCGTAATCGTCCCTCTCTTAATGATGCTTGGGCTATGGATGAGCCGGAACATCAAACAAATCAGAGGTGTGATGGTAGCAGGTTCCAGCTTGCTGCTGATACTGGCAGGTGTTCTTACCTACTTATATCTTGCAGAACGCGGTGCCGGCAATACTGCAGAAATGCTTTTCAGATCAGACTGGACGTGGTATGCTCCACTTAATATAAAATTCTCTCTGGGTGTAGACGGCATCTCAGTAGCCATGCTGCTGCTGTCGGGTATCATTGTATTCACCGGAACATTTGCTTCCTGGCAAATGAACGTGCAAACCAAGGAATACTTCCTCTGGTTCTGTCTGCTCTCGCTGGGAGTATTCGGGTTCTTTATCATCATCGACCTGTTTACCATGTTCATGTTCTACGAAATAGCGCTTATCCCTATGTACCTGCTTATCGGTGTATGGGGTAGCGGTAAGAAAGAGTACTCGGCCATGAAGCTTACCCTGATGTTGATGGGTGCTTCGGCTATGCTGATGGTAGGTATCTTCGGTATCTACTTCGGTTCGGGTGCTACTACCATGAACATCCTTGAGATTGCTCAGTTGCACAACATTCCGGTTGGCCAGCAATTAATCTTCTTCCCGCTTACCTTCTTAGGTTTCGGGGTTCTGGGTGCCCTCTTCCCATTCCACACATGGTCTCCCGACGGTCACGCTTCAGCGCCTACAGCTGTATCTATGCTTCACGCCGGAGTATTGATGAAACTGGGAGGTTACGGATGTTTCCGCGTAGCCATGTACCTGATGCCGGAAGCTGCCAACCAGTTGGGTTGGATCTTCCTCATCCTGACTTCAATCAGTGTGGTTTACGGTGCATTCAGCGCTATTGTTCAGAAGGACTTGAAATACATCAACGCTTACTCTTCAGTAAGCCATTGCGGATTGGTACTTTTCGCCATCCTGATGGTAAACCAGACTGCAACCACCGGTGCCGTTATCCAGATGTTGTCACACGGTTTGATGACAGCCCTCTTCTTTGCCTTGATCGGTATGATCTACGGCCGTACTCACACTCGTGATATTCGTGAATTGAGCGGTTTGATGAAAATCATGCCTTTCCTTTCAGTTTGCTATGTAATCGCCGGTCTCGCCAACCTGGGTCTGCCAGGCTTAAGCGGTTTCGTTGCCGAAATGACTATCTTCGTAGGTTCATTCCAGCACACAGATACGTTCCACCGTGTAATCACAATTATTGCTACAACTTCAATTGTAATCACAGCGGTTTATATCCTGCGTCTGGTTGGAAAAATCCTGTATGGTACACCTGAGAACCCGGAACACCTGAAACTGACAGATGCTACCTGGGATGAGAGATTCTCTGTAATCTGTCTGATTGTAGCTGTTGCCGGACTGGGTATCGCTCCTCTCTGGATCAGCAATATGATTAGTGATAGTGTAATGCCGGTAGTAAATGCTCTAACCAATTTATAA
- a CDS encoding NADH-quinone oxidoreductase subunit B, producing the protein MEIKKPKIKSMQYEDFKDNEYLEKMVEELNAQGGNVLVGKLDDLINWGRSNSLWPLTFATSCCGIEFMALGAARYDMARFGFEVARASPRQADMIMVCGTITDRMAPVLKRLYDQMPDPKYVIAVGACACTGGPFKKSYHVVNGVDQIMPVDVYIPGCPPRPEAFYYGMMQLQRKVKLEKFFGGVNRKEKEEK; encoded by the coding sequence ATGGAAATAAAGAAGCCCAAAATAAAGTCTATGCAATATGAAGACTTCAAAGATAATGAGTATTTGGAAAAAATGGTTGAGGAGCTCAACGCACAGGGTGGCAACGTACTTGTTGGCAAACTGGACGACCTCATCAACTGGGGACGAAGCAACTCCCTTTGGCCGCTTACCTTTGCGACCAGCTGTTGCGGTATTGAATTCATGGCACTCGGTGCCGCGCGTTATGACATGGCCCGTTTCGGGTTTGAGGTAGCACGTGCCAGCCCCCGTCAGGCAGATATGATCATGGTTTGCGGAACCATCACCGACAGAATGGCTCCCGTATTGAAGCGTCTTTACGACCAGATGCCTGATCCGAAATACGTAATTGCCGTTGGAGCCTGTGCCTGCACCGGAGGTCCGTTCAAGAAATCGTACCACGTAGTAAACGGTGTTGACCAGATTATGCCGGTGGATGTTTACATCCCGGGTTGTCCTCCACGCCCTGAAGCATTCTACTATGGTATGATGCAACTACAGCGCAAAGTGAAACTCGAAAAATTCTTCGGTGGAGTAAACCGCAAAGAGAAAGAAGAAAAATAA
- the nuoH gene encoding NADH-quinone oxidoreductase subunit NuoH — protein sequence MFDFSIVTSWIHGLLTGFMPEGLAIFLECVVVGVCIMLMYAILAIILIYMERKVCAFFQCRLGPNRVGKYGLLQVFADVFKMLIKEIITLKFSDRLLYSLAPYLVILASILSFACLPINKGMEVIDFNIGVFFLMAASSIGVVGILLAGWSSNSKFTLIGAMRSGAQIISYELSIGLSILTMVVLTGTMSFSEIVANQADGWNIFKGHIPALIAFIIYLIAGNAETNRGPFDLPEAESELTAGYHTEYSGMHFGFFYLAEYLNLFIVSGVAATVFLGGWMPFHISGLDGFNAIMDYIPGFVWFFAKAFFVVFLLMWIKWTFPRLRIDQILRLEWKFLVPISLLNLFLMVLIVVFGLHF from the coding sequence ATGTTTGATTTTAGTATAGTTACAAGCTGGATACATGGCCTGCTGACAGGATTCATGCCTGAAGGCTTAGCCATTTTCCTGGAATGTGTAGTCGTTGGCGTGTGCATTATGCTGATGTATGCCATTCTTGCTATCATCCTTATTTATATGGAGCGCAAGGTATGTGCATTCTTCCAGTGTCGTCTGGGTCCGAACCGTGTAGGTAAATACGGACTTCTGCAGGTCTTTGCCGACGTATTTAAAATGTTGATCAAGGAAATCATTACTCTGAAATTCTCAGACCGCCTGCTTTACAGCCTGGCTCCTTACCTGGTTATCCTTGCTTCAATCCTTTCATTTGCCTGTCTTCCTATCAACAAAGGAATGGAAGTTATCGACTTTAACATCGGTGTATTCTTCCTGATGGCCGCATCTTCAATCGGAGTTGTAGGTATCTTGCTGGCAGGTTGGAGTAGTAATAGTAAATTCACGCTGATTGGTGCAATGCGTAGTGGTGCACAGATTATCAGCTACGAACTTTCAATCGGTCTTTCTATCCTTACAATGGTTGTGCTTACAGGAACCATGTCGTTCTCTGAAATCGTAGCAAACCAGGCCGACGGATGGAATATCTTCAAAGGACACATTCCTGCGTTGATTGCATTCATTATCTACCTGATTGCAGGTAATGCCGAAACCAACCGTGGTCCTTTCGACTTGCCGGAAGCTGAATCGGAGCTTACAGCCGGATATCACACAGAATATTCGGGTATGCACTTCGGATTCTTCTACTTGGCCGAGTACTTGAACCTCTTCATTGTATCGGGTGTAGCAGCCACTGTCTTCCTGGGAGGATGGATGCCGTTCCACATCTCCGGTCTTGACGGATTCAATGCCATCATGGATTACATTCCCGGATTTGTATGGTTCTTTGCAAAAGCCTTCTTTGTAGTCTTCCTGCTTATGTGGATTAAGTGGACTTTCCCACGTCTGCGTATTGACCAGATTCTGAGACTGGAATGGAAATTTTTGGTGCCAATCAGTTTGCTCAACCTGTTCTTGATGGTACTCATTGTTGTATTTGGATTACACTTTTAA
- a CDS encoding NADH-quinone oxidoreductase subunit D — protein MKIKDRILEIVPEAQFAEQGDLVATIPAESFHTLAERLRYDEDMQFDFLLSLTGMDWGETLGVVYHLESTTHGHSIVLKTMTANRENPELPSVTDLWKAADFNEREVFDFFGIRFINHSDMRRLYLREDWVGYPLRKDYDDSLNPLRMTNEVTEDTTEELSLDEEGNLVNKTNILFDEKEYVVNIGPQHPATHGVLRFRTSLEGETIKKIEPYCGYIHRGIEKMNESLTYPQTLALTDRLDYLGAHQNRHAVCMCVEKAMGVEVTERIQYIRTIMDELQRIDSHLLFYSCAAMDLGALTAFFYGFRDREKILDIFEATTGGRLIQNYTTIGGVQADIHPDFVKKVKEFIAYLRPILKEYHDVFTGNIIAQQRMKDVGILSREDAISFGCTGGTGRASGWACDTRKRKPYAMYDKVDFKEIIYTEGDCFARYMVRMDEILESMKIIEQLIDNIPAGDYQVKMKPIIRVPEGSYFASVEASRGEFGVFIESHGDKFPFRMKYRSTGLPLVSAVDTITRGAKIADLIAIGATLDYVVPDIDR, from the coding sequence ATGAAGATAAAAGACAGAATATTAGAAATTGTCCCTGAAGCACAGTTTGCTGAACAGGGCGACCTGGTTGCCACCATTCCGGCCGAATCGTTTCATACACTGGCCGAACGCCTGAGATATGACGAGGACATGCAATTCGACTTCCTGCTGAGCTTGACAGGTATGGACTGGGGCGAAACCCTGGGTGTGGTATACCACTTGGAGTCTACAACACACGGTCACAGCATTGTACTGAAAACAATGACTGCCAACCGCGAAAATCCGGAACTGCCTTCAGTAACCGATTTATGGAAAGCTGCCGATTTCAACGAACGTGAAGTGTTCGACTTCTTCGGCATTCGTTTTATCAACCACTCGGACATGCGCCGTTTGTACCTTCGTGAAGACTGGGTAGGCTATCCGCTTCGCAAGGATTACGACGACTCGCTTAACCCGTTGCGTATGACCAACGAGGTAACAGAGGATACCACCGAAGAGCTTTCTCTGGACGAAGAGGGTAACCTGGTGAACAAGACCAACATTCTTTTCGACGAAAAAGAGTATGTAGTAAACATCGGTCCTCAGCACCCGGCTACACACGGTGTACTACGTTTCCGTACTTCACTGGAAGGTGAAACCATTAAAAAGATTGAACCATATTGCGGATATATCCACCGCGGTATCGAAAAGATGAACGAAAGTCTGACTTATCCTCAGACACTGGCCCTGACCGACCGTCTTGACTACCTTGGAGCACACCAGAACCGTCACGCGGTATGTATGTGTGTTGAAAAGGCAATGGGCGTAGAGGTAACAGAACGTATTCAGTACATTCGTACCATCATGGACGAGCTTCAACGTATCGACTCTCACCTCTTGTTCTATTCATGTGCCGCTATGGACTTAGGTGCCCTGACAGCATTCTTCTACGGATTCCGCGACCGTGAAAAGATTCTCGATATCTTCGAAGCTACTACCGGCGGTCGTCTTATCCAGAACTACACTACTATCGGAGGTGTACAAGCTGACATCCACCCCGACTTCGTTAAGAAGGTAAAAGAATTCATCGCATATCTTCGCCCTATACTAAAAGAATACCACGATGTATTCACAGGCAACATCATTGCACAGCAACGTATGAAAGATGTAGGTATCCTTTCTCGCGAAGATGCCATCTCATTCGGTTGTACCGGAGGTACCGGACGTGCATCAGGATGGGCATGCGATACCCGTAAGCGCAAGCCTTACGCAATGTACGACAAGGTAGACTTCAAGGAAATTATTTACACTGAAGGCGACTGCTTTGCGCGTTACATGGTTCGTATGGACGAGATTCTTGAATCTATGAAGATCATCGAACAGCTGATTGACAACATCCCAGCGGGAGACTATCAAGTGAAAATGAAACCTATTATCCGTGTACCCGAAGGTAGTTACTTTGCTTCCGTTGAAGCAAGCCGTGGAGAATTTGGCGTGTTTATTGAAAGCCACGGAGACAAATTCCCATTCCGTATGAAGTACCGTTCAACCGGTCTTCCATTGGTTTCGGCAGTAGATACCATCACACGCGGCGCCAAGATTGCCGACCTTATTGCAATCGGTGCAACGCTCGACTATGTAGTACCTGATATTGATAGATAA